Proteins encoded within one genomic window of Tepidanaerobacter syntrophicus:
- a CDS encoding helix-turn-helix domain-containing protein, whose translation MNFNTNINEVLINYLESSINESYLTKYMECVGSTIYKQIKDPMKVTGFLWYVTNELIKENASLREEKQRLEAEKKHLEEVISHYNRNYLQRARLKAGIKIAYKKNVTIEKILELKKKGLTLDEIANTLGVCKTTIWRRLKEFQKTQVTF comes from the coding sequence ATGAATTTTAACACTAACATTAATGAAGTTTTAATAAATTATCTTGAGTCAAGTATAAACGAAAGCTACTTGACCAAATATATGGAATGTGTTGGAAGTACCATTTATAAACAGATAAAAGACCCAATGAAAGTTACAGGTTTTTTGTGGTATGTAACGAACGAGTTGATAAAGGAAAATGCAAGTTTAAGGGAGGAAAAACAACGTCTGGAGGCAGAAAAAAAGCATCTGGAAGAAGTAATAAGTCATTACAATAGGAATTATTTACAACGAGCAAGGCTCAAAGCGGGAATTAAAATTGCTTATAAAAAGAATGTAACAATAGAAAAAATACTGGAGTTAAAAAAGAAGGGGTTAACTTTAGACGAAATAGCAAATACATTAGGAGTTTGTAAAACGACCATCTGGAGGCGCCTTAAAGAATTTCAGAAAACACAAGTAACCTTTTAA
- a CDS encoding S-layer homology domain-containing protein: protein MSRISKDIFILLVAFIVLLSNIQITLATVETGFNDIKPTDWFYNDVIEAQRVGLIAGVGNNMFAPNKTISYAEYLTILTRILGADTSNKGNSNHWAAGNIEAAKKLGIISEGEVTNYDAGIPREVMAVFTCKTLGVKPGDGSQIIFEDTRNASPEIRAYINAAYNEYLTEGVGRDDSGKLQFGYGQTVTRAQLATMALRIKDYKEDKEAYKQSRAIARNAAEEEWKKQHNSGGSGGSGSSGSTQQQYITWNGYKFPVGSVFYNMNKDGHDYGLDFAAEVRFIAYPERYDELYNIMASKLDPATVKAAIDYAKTKTDKSQELPLKTFKTPNGYEIQVWSVKFSSTTSFSVFKP from the coding sequence ATGTCAAGGATAAGCAAAGACATATTTATACTATTAGTAGCGTTTATTGTGCTCTTGTCAAATATCCAGATTACGTTAGCAACTGTAGAAACTGGTTTTAATGATATAAAACCCACCGATTGGTTTTATAATGACGTTATCGAAGCCCAAAGAGTAGGTCTTATTGCTGGCGTTGGCAATAACATGTTTGCTCCCAATAAAACAATCAGCTATGCTGAATACTTAACCATACTTACAAGGATTTTAGGTGCAGATACCAGCAACAAAGGCAACAGTAACCATTGGGCGGCCGGTAACATTGAGGCAGCAAAGAAGCTTGGAATCATTTCGGAAGGTGAAGTAACCAATTACGATGCAGGCATTCCACGTGAGGTAATGGCCGTGTTTACTTGCAAAACTCTCGGAGTAAAACCTGGAGACGGTTCGCAAATCATCTTCGAGGATACGAGAAATGCCAGCCCAGAAATTAGGGCTTACATCAACGCCGCTTATAACGAATACTTGACCGAAGGGGTAGGTCGGGATGATAGCGGTAAGCTTCAGTTTGGTTACGGTCAGACAGTTACACGAGCCCAGCTGGCTACAATGGCATTAAGGATTAAAGACTATAAAGAGGACAAAGAAGCATACAAGCAATCCCGTGCAATAGCCCGCAACGCGGCGGAGGAAGAGTGGAAGAAACAGCATAATAGCGGAGGTAGCGGAGGTAGCGGTTCGAGTGGAAGCACTCAACAGCAGTATATTACGTGGAATGGGTATAAGTTCCCTGTAGGGTCGGTGTTCTATAACATGAATAAAGACGGGCATGACTATGGGTTAGACTTTGCAGCAGAAGTTAGATTTATAGCGTACCCAGAACGTTACGATGAGTTATACAATATAATGGCGAGCAAGCTTGACCCTGCAACGGTTAAGGCAGCGATAGACTACGCAAAGACAAAGACGGATAAAAGTCAAGAGTTACCTTTGAAAACTTTCAAAACACCGAATGGGTATGAGATACAGGTGTGGAGCGTAAAATTTAGCTCAACGACTTCATTTAGTGTATTCAAGCCTTAA
- a CDS encoding Athe_2463 domain-containing protein, translated as MIKARFKKLVSILVMATILLGVFPASPSASGLTSGDVAKGTNIKVEPVSSIDVKSFIDTMNKEMVEIYGIKNGELEFPEAIASGKLKVKVYTVSVYVDGKWVELGYIFAYGDTFGYTKNDVATINGKTVYRYIGKAGYDANDPGYDFTNIEFPYDAYVGWTFPDLLPEAKYGSPMISEPWRNPGIIKKTLNPDANRVLYEQGNQDAKQKIIEQIKLGIQLIHPELVGDPAKFNQIPWEKYVHIYQPPTYSSWGMGCIWHKDADDGQLWYKTIPIAPYQLVESKYGIITLGFLDDGKVGTIDILESVDSKNQERLLKTISEDVVVQLSSFWEQFLQVHGLQLW; from the coding sequence GTGATTAAAGCACGTTTTAAGAAGTTGGTAAGCATATTAGTCATGGCAACAATACTCCTTGGAGTTTTTCCAGCGAGTCCTTCTGCTTCAGGGCTAACATCAGGGGATGTAGCTAAAGGTACTAATATAAAAGTGGAACCTGTATCCAGCATAGATGTAAAGTCATTTATCGATACGATGAACAAAGAAATGGTCGAGATATACGGGATAAAGAATGGTGAGTTAGAGTTTCCAGAAGCAATAGCATCAGGAAAATTAAAAGTCAAAGTTTATACTGTTAGTGTGTATGTTGACGGCAAATGGGTGGAATTGGGGTATATATTCGCTTACGGGGACACATTCGGGTATACCAAAAACGACGTAGCGACTATAAACGGTAAGACAGTTTATAGGTATATAGGCAAGGCAGGGTACGATGCTAATGACCCTGGATACGATTTCACTAACATAGAGTTTCCCTACGATGCTTACGTCGGTTGGACTTTTCCAGATTTGCTTCCTGAAGCTAAATATGGTTCACCGATGATAAGTGAGCCTTGGCGTAACCCTGGCATTATTAAAAAGACTCTTAATCCGGATGCCAATAGAGTGCTCTACGAACAAGGTAACCAGGATGCCAAGCAAAAAATCATCGAACAAATCAAACTCGGCATCCAACTCATCCATCCAGAGCTTGTAGGTGATCCAGCAAAATTCAACCAAATTCCCTGGGAAAAATACGTTCACATTTATCAACCTCCAACCTACAGCTCCTGGGGAATGGGCTGCATCTGGCACAAGGATGCAGACGATGGGCAGTTATGGTATAAGACCATTCCTATTGCACCTTACCAGTTAGTTGAGTCCAAATACGGTATAATTACCTTAGGTTTCCTCGATGATGGTAAGGTAGGCACTATAGATATACTCGAGTCGGTAGATAGCAAGAACCAGGAAAGACTGTTAAAAACAATCAGTGAGGATGTAGTGGTACAGTTGTCAAGTTTCTGGGAGCAGTTTTTACAGGTACATGGTCTCCAATTATGGTAA